One Lepisosteus oculatus isolate fLepOcu1 chromosome 13, fLepOcu1.hap2, whole genome shotgun sequence genomic region harbors:
- the LOC138242151 gene encoding extracellular calcium-sensing receptor-like, with protein MWLVAVPLLAHLTHAGSTCRHQGSPGSAQFTNDGDFVVGGIFTIHDNIFALKHNYNDIPGPVRCKSLDFRGLRFARAMIFAIEEINNSSEILPGVTLGYRIYDSCAAIPVALKAALDLMNGQEAVFSTNTSCSKSASVPAIVGESGSTPSIAISRVFGPFRIPLVSHYATCGCLSNKHEFPTFFRTIPSDNIQATALAQLVKHFGWTWIGAVRSDNDYGNFGMAAFLQAAQAEGICIEYSEAFYRTNPREKILKVVDVIKKSTAKVIVAFLATGDMVVLLRELSTQDIPVFQWIGSESWIIDPGFLQYSLLSGSIGFGIPKSVIPGLKEFLVKISPAEIASSPLLTEFWESAFSCSFSANNTSSSKKVCTGSENLRELQNPYTDTSQLRVTNKVYRAVYSVAQSIHNLVCTKSKGSFSHCEKDRQIEPWQVLQQLKTVNFTTNNGDRVYFDANGDPAATYELVNWQVNEEGKAQFVTVGHYDASAPEGQTFTMNDRTIIWAGGKSKIPKSVCSESCAPGTRKAVQKGRPFCCFDCVPCAEGEISNTTDSTDCITCPQEYWPNTQRDECISKPIEFLSFGDVLGIILVGFSVTGVGVTSAVGVVFFVFRSTPIVKANNSELSFLLLFSLTLCFLCSFTFIGQPSDWSCMLRHTAFGITFVLCISCVLGKTIVVLMAFRATLPGNNIMKWFGPTQQRLSVLVFTFVQVLICVLWVTISPPFPNKNMKYYAERIILECDLGSAGAFWAVLGYIGFLSAMCFLLAFLARKLPDNFNEAKFITFSMLIFCAVWITFIPAYISSPGKFTVAVEIFAILASSFGLIFCIFIPKCYIILLQPEKNTRKHIMGKVTCKSL; from the exons ATGTGGCTTGTAGCTGTGCCACTGCTCGCTCACCTAACCCATGCAGGGTCTACTTGTAGACACCAGGGCTCTCCAGGCTCAGCACAGTTCACAAACGATGGAGACTTTGTGGTTGGAGGGATCTTTACAATCCACGACAACATTTTTGCCTTGAAGCACAACTACAATGATATTCCTGGTCCTGTACGATGCAAAAG tttagATTTCAGAGGGCTTCGATTTGCTCGGGCAATGATCTTTGCTATCGAGGAGATAAACAACAGTTCAGAGATCCTTCCCGGAGTCACACTGGGCTACAGGATCTACGATTCTTGTGCAGCTATACCAGTGGCTCTGAAAGCTGCACTTGATTTGATGAACGGGCAGGAGGCAGTTTTTTCCACCAACACCTCTTGCAGCAAATCGGCCTCTGTCCCAGCCATAGTGGGGGAGTCTGGATCTACACCATCAATAGCCATTTCCAGAGTCTTTGGACCCTTCAGAATTCCACTG GTTAGCCACTATGCCACATGTGGTTGTCTAAGTAACAAACACGAGTTCCCAACGTTTTTCAGAACGATCCCCAGCGATAATATTCAGGCAACAGCCCTGGCACAGCTTGTCAAACACTTCGGATGGACTTGGATTGGCGCAGTAAGAAGTGATAACGATTATGGAAACTTCGGGATGGCAGCATTCTTACAGGCAGCCCAAGCAGAAGGCATTTGTATCGAATATTCGGAGGCCTTTTACAGAACAAATCCCAGGGAGAAAATTCTGAAAGTTGTGGATGTCATAAAGAAATCCACTGCAAAGGTTATTGTAGCATTCCTTGCAACTGGTGACATGGTTGTTCTGCTTCGAGAATTATCCACTCAGGATATTCCTGTCTTTCAATGGATAGGTAGTGAATCCTGGATCATAGATCCAGGGTTTCTCCAGTACAGCCTGTTGAGTGGATCGATAGGATTTGGCATCCCAAAATCTGTTATTCCAGGGTTGAAAGAGTTCCTGGTGAAGATCAGTCCAGCTGAGATCGCCAGCAGCCCCCTGCTGACAGAGTTTTGGGAGAGTGCTTTCAGCTGTAGCTTCTCAGCTAACAACACCTCTTCAAGCAAGAAAGTGTGCACAGGGTCAGAGAATTTACGAGAACTGCAAAACCCCTACACAGATACGTCTCAGCTGAGGGTGACTAATAAAGTGTATAGAGCTGTCTATTCTGTGGCCCAATCTATTCACAACCTTGTGTgcacaaaatccaaaggctcTTTTTCCCACTGTGAAAAGGACAGACAAATTGAGCCATGGCAA GTACTGCAGCAGCTTAAAACTGTGAATTTCACAACCAACAATGGGGACAGAGTTTACTTTGATGCAAATGGAGACCCAGCAGCCACCTATGAGCTGGTAAACTGGCAGGTGAATGAAGAAGGAAAGGCCCAGTTTGTGACGGTCGGCCACTATGATGCATCAGCACCTGAGGGACAGACCTTTACAATGAACGACAGAACTATCATCTGGGCAGGAGGGAAAAGCAAG ATCCCTAAATCAGTGTGCAGTGAGAGCTGTGCTCCAGGCACTCGGAAGGCTGTTCAGAAGGGAAGGCCGTTCTGCTGCTTTGACTGTGTACCGTGTGCTGAAGGAGAGATCAGCAACACTACAG ATTCCACGGATTGCATTACATGTCCTCAAGAGTACTGGccaaacacacagagagacgAATGCATCTCAAAGCCGATAGAGTTCTTGTCATTTGGAGATGTTCTAGGAATCATTTTAGTGGGATTTTCAGTAACTGGGGTTGGTGTAACTTCTGCTGTTggtgtggttttctttgtattCAGAAGTACTCCCATTGTCAAAGCCAATAACTCTGAACTGAGTttccttctgctcttttcattgacactgtgtttcctctgttcaTTCACTTTCATTGGCCAGCCCTCTGACTGGTCCTGTATGTTGCGCCACACAGCTTTTGGGATCACATTTGTCCTGTGCATCTCTTGTGTTCTGGGGAAAACAATAGTGGTGTTAATGGCCTTTAGGGCTACACTGCCAGGCAATAACATAATGAAATGGTTTGGGCCCACACAGCAAAGGTTAAGTGTTCTTGTTTTCACATTTGTACAGGTCTTGATTTGTGTTCTTTGGGTGACAATATCACCTCCTTTTCCAAATAAGAACATGAAATATTATGCAGAGAGAATTATTCTGGAGTGTGACCTGGGATCTGCAGGTGCATTCTGGGCTGTGTTAGGGTATATAGGATTCCTCTCTGCCATGTGCTTTTTGCTCGCTTTCCTGGCTCGGAAGCTGCCTGATAACTTCAATGaagccaaattcattacattcagcATGCTCATATTCTGTGCTGTCTGGATCACCTTTATCCCAGCTTATATCAGCTCTCCTGGGAAGTTCACTGTAGCTGTagaaatatttgctattttagcttCTAGTTTTGGTTTgatcttttgcattttcattccTAAATGCTATATTATATTACTGCAGCCTGAAAAGAATACAAGGAAACACATCATGGGTAAAGTGACATGCAAATCTCTTTAA